The Salvelinus namaycush isolate Seneca chromosome 28, SaNama_1.0, whole genome shotgun sequence genome contains a region encoding:
- the LOC120023021 gene encoding kinesin-like protein KIF3B — protein sequence MSRPKPCEAVKVVVRCRPFNRREETMDNDNILEVNSKLGQITLRNPRASPEEVMKSFTFDAVYDFESKQSDIYDDTVRPLVDSVLQGFNGTIFAYGQTGTGKTYTMLGMPTDNERGIIPNSFNHIFTQISRSQNQQYLVRASYLEIYREEVRDLLCKDNKKLDLKENPDSGVYVKDLSSVVTKNVMELEHVMNIGDESRSVGFTNMNERSSRSHAIFMITVECSEKGTDGEDHIRVGKLNMVDLAGSERQSKTGAKGERLKEATKINLSLSALGNVISALVDGKSTHIPYRDSKLTRLLQDSLGGNAKTVMVATLGPASKHYEESLTTLRYANRAKNIKNKPKINEDPKDALLREFQEEIARLKAQLEERGTLAKERRRRRNSRRLTKSMIVEDVAHRERDAELWKALEAEWKRNEEYYIKEEEESKMIEEDEKGPFGEKEQMEKERMMDDMQKEQEAMEKIIEKYKAMESKILAGGKNIIDHTNEQQKMLELKRQEIAEQIRREREIQQQVMAQDEETGELRETFSSLQQEVDLKTKKLKRLYAKLQLVKAEIGDVIDEHVVTRQELEQTQNELTRELKFKYLLIENFIPPKEKNKIMNRLHFDSDEDQWRFRPFVPSESKSAHQVKRRPTSVVGYKRPISQYAQMAVTAGAPCRYRAENVMLLELDMSPPSMYNLNLNGAHLEQNFGGHGSPRRDLLANVPFRDRTTASGRIRKSRSWYQAPRSSSSCVSSSSSSSSITSGPQTQCSPHPQRPSSAIYTPLEGSIPGGP from the exons ATGTCGAGACCGAAACCGTGCGAGGCGGTGAAGGTGGTGGTGCGATGCCGCCCATttaacaggagagaggagactatGGACAACGATAACATATTGGAGGTGAATTCAAAACTGGGCCAGATCACATTGAGGAACCCGAGGGCGTCACCTGAAGAAGTCATGAAATCATTCACCTTTGATGCGGTCTACGACTTTGAGTCGAAACAGAGCGATATTTATGACGATACCGTCAGACCTCTTGTAGATTCTGTGTTACAAGGATTCAATGGTACAATATTCGCTTATGGGCAGACTGGGACAGGTAAAACATACACGATGCTAGGTATGCCCACAGACAATGAAAGAGGGATCATCCCAAATTCATTTAACCACATTTTTACACAGATCTCCAGGTCTCAGAATCAGCAATATTTAGTGAGGGCATCCTATCTAGAGATCTATCGGGAGGAGGTCAGGGATCTGTTATGTAAAGACAACAAGAAACTAGATCTCAAAGAGAACCCAGATTCAGGGGTTTATGTCAAAGATCTGTCTTCAGTTGTCACCAAGAACGTCATGGAGCTCGAACATGTCATGAACATAGGAGATGAGTCCAGGTCTGTGGGGTTCACCAATATGAATGAACGCAGCTCGCGGTCCCATGCCATCTTCATGATCACGGTGGAGTGCAGTGAGAAAGGTACAGATGGAGAGGACCACATACGGGTTGGGAAGCTGAACATGGTTGACCTGGCTGGCAGTGAACGCCAGAGCAAGACGGGTGCTAAAGGGGAGCGCCTGAAAGAGGCCACTAAAATCAACCTGTCCCTCTCAGCACTGGGTAATGTCATCTCAGCTCTGGTGGATGGGAAGAGCACCCACATCCCTTACAGGGACTCTAAACTGACCCGTCTACTCCAGGATTCACTGGGTGGCAATGCTAAGACAGTCATGGTAGCCACTCTGGGACCAGCGTCCAAGCACTATGAAGAATCCCTGACCACCCTACGGTACGCAAACCGGGCCAAAAATATAAAGAACAAACCCAAAATCAATGAGGATCCAAAGGATGCTCTGCTGAGAGAGTTCCAGGAGGAGATCGCCCGCCTGAAGGCCCAGCTGGAGGAGCGAGGGACGCTGgcgaaggagaggaggagaaggaggaatagCAGAAGACTGACTAAAAGTATGATTGTTGAGGATGTAGCCCACAGAGAAAGGGATGCAGAACTGTGGAAGGCACTGGAAGCGGAATGGAAGCGGAATGAGGAATACTATATAAAGGAAGAAGAAGAAAGCAAGATGATAGAAGAGGATGAAAAAGGG CCATTTGGTGAAAAAGAACAGATGGAAAAGGAAAGGATGATGGACGACATGCAGAaggaacaggaagctatggaAAAGATTATTGAGAAATATAAG GCAATGGAGAGCAAAATATTGGCTGGGGGAAAGAACATTATTGACCACACTAATGAGCAACAGAAGATGCTGGAATTGAAGAGGCAAGAGATTGCAGAACAG aTAAGACGGGAGAGAGAGATCCAGCAGCAGGTGATGGCTCAGGATGAGGAGACGGGAGAGCTGAGAGAGACCTTCTCCTCCCTGCAGCAGGAGGTGGATCTCAAGACCAAGAAGCTGAAGAGG TTGTATGCCAAGCTGCAGTTGGTGAAGGCAGAGATTGGGGATGTCATTGATGAGCATGTAGTTACTAGACAGGAGCTTGAGCAGACACAGAATGAACTCACCAGAGAACTCAAGTTCAA GTATCTCTTAATTGAGAATTTCATCCCTCCCAAAGAAAAGAACAAGATTATGAACCGGCTTCACTTTGACAGTGACGAGGACCAGTGGAGGTTTAGGCCCTTCGTTCCTTCCGAAAG TAAATCGGCTCATCAGGTGAAGCGAAGGCCCACGTCTGTGGTGGGATACAAGAGACCAATCAGCCAATATGCACAGATGGCTGTCACAGCAGGAGCTCCATGTAGATACCGG GCTGAGAATGTGATGCTCCTGGAGCTAGATATGAGCCCACCCAGCATGTACAACCTCAACCTTAACGGAGCACACCTGGAACAGAACTTTGGAGGTCACGGTAGTCCCAGGAGAGACCTGCTAGCCAACGTCCCATTCAGGGACAGGACCACTGCATCAGGAAGGATCCGGAAGTCACGATCCTG GTACCAGGCACCACGCTCATCCTCTTCATGCGTCTCATCCTCTTCATCATCCAGCTCTATAACATCAGGGCCCCAGACCCAGTGCTCTCCTCACCCCCAGAGACCCTCCTCAGCCATATACACTCCATTGGAAGGTTCCATTCCAGGGGGCCCCTGA